A part of Doryrhamphus excisus isolate RoL2022-K1 chromosome 8, RoL_Dexc_1.0, whole genome shotgun sequence genomic DNA contains:
- the LOC131134855 gene encoding zona pellucida-like domain-containing protein 1 translates to MGSSSVLVHHLKNGFGHAGWECFQEATGNIGPNGEESFIEDINRLEPMAIRPPEECGPRHVDPVKTTAAKRPPGAKMMPVCFIVAILLMSSAAAVSAQFNGYNCDANHHSRFPGERDISVYCGVQTITVKINFCPVLFSGYSDTDLALNAHHHDAQCRGLVNNNTFPTAVVFSIALSTLEACGSSLVVSTAHGPNAYGNTSLVQIGHVSGFIDTPDPPTVISYLPGLLYKFSCSYPLEYLVNNSQLASSSVAISVKDSNGTFVSTLSLMLYNDSTYNQMLAIPMAGLALKTRVFAAVKATNLDKRWNILMDYCYTTPSGNPNDELRYDLFLGCYKDPQTTVFENGKSQMGRFSFEVFRFVKHRHQKMSTVFLHCVTKLCKTDDCIVLMPICGRRRRRDEEASLSSLPAASGNAIISAGPIITRSEDTPVNNSQLAPGDSSQLMNPVTTALISGVVILGGISVGFVLLSLRLLQKSRLPSVPAASGAWNPAFK, encoded by the exons ATGGGTAGCTCCAGCGTTCTTGTTCATCACCTGAAGAATGGCTTTGGCCATGCTGGATgggagtgtttccaggaggctactGGGAACATCGGTCCAAATGGTGAAGAGAGCTTCATCGAGGACATCAACCGTCTGGAACCGATGGCCATT CGTCCGCCCGAGGAATGCGGTCCGCGCCATGTTGACCCTGTGAAGACGACGGCGGCCAAACGTCCCCCGGGTGCCAAAATGATGCCAGTGTGCTTCATCGTCGCCATCCTGCTGATGAGCAGCGCCGCGGCGGTTTCAGCGCAGTTTAACGGATACAACTGTGACGCCAACCACCACAGCAGGTTTCCTG GCGAGCGGGACATCAGCGTGTACTGCGGCGTCCAGACCATCACGGTGAAGATCAACTTCTGCCCGGTGCTGTTCTCCGGCTACAGCGATACGGATTTGGCCCTCAACGCGCACCATCACGACGCCCAGTGCCGAGGCTTGGTCAACAACAACACCTTCCCCACGGCCGTGGTGTTCAGCATCGCACTCAGCACCTTGGAAGCATGTGGAAGCAGCCTGGTG GTCAGCACCGCCCACGGGCCCAACGCCTACGGGAATACGTCGCTGGTCCAAATTGGACACGTCTCCGGCTTTATCGATACGCCCGATCCACCGACCGTAATCAGCTACCTTCCCGGGTTGTTGTACAAATTCAGCTGCAGCTACCCGCTGGAGTACCTGGTCAATAACTCCCAGCTGGCATC CTCCTCTGTGGCGATATCCGTGAAGGACAGCAACGGCACCTTTGTGAGCACACTGAGTCTCATGCTGTACAAC GATTCAACATACAACCAAATGCTTGCCATCCCAATGGCCGGCCTAGCTCTGAAAACCCGAGTGTTTGCAGCAGTGAAGGCCACAAACCTGGACAAACG TTGGAACATCTTGATGGACTACTGTTACACAACGCCCTCAGGGAATCCGAATGATGAACTCCGCTACGACCTTTTCCTGGG CTGCTACAAAGACCCACAGACCACTGTTTTCGAGAATGGGAAGAGCCAAATGGGTCGCTTTTCCTTTGAGGTTTTCCGTTTTGTGAAGCACAGACACCAGAAGATGTCGACGGTGTTCCTGCACTGCGTCACCAAACTGTGTAAGACGGATGACTGCATCGTGCTCATGCCG ATCTGTGGGCGGCGGCGTAGGCGGGATGAAGAAGCCAGCTTGTCTTCCCTTCCAGCTGCAAGTGGGAACGCCATCATCAGTGCCGGGCCCATCATTACCAGGAGTG AAGACACTCCCGTCAACAACTCTCAACTTG CACCAGGCGACTCCTCCCAGCTGATGAACCCAGTGACCACTGCGCTGATCTCGGGTGTGGTCATCCTCGGTGGCATCAGCGTTGGCTTTGTCCTGCTGTCACTCCGCCTCCTGCAGAAGTCCCGCCTACCCTCGGTGCCAGCAGCCTCAGGAGCTTGGAACCCCGCTTTTAAATGA